The genomic window GCTGGGTACTCTGCTACTTTAGAAATGTTGTTGCTAAATTCCACCTCACCCTATGCGAGTACATAGTCTGAGATGCAAAGCCAGAGCTCACAAATGTTTGGTCGGATTGTTTGACACGACCTGACTGCTCAAACTGTACATGGTCGTTGGCTTCTCCACACCAGCTCCATGTTTTTGTCAAAGAAGGAGTTGAAGTTTGTTCTAACAATGCTAACAAGGGAGAAACACTCTGCCATGAGCCATTCTgtgacaaaacataaaaaaaagaggcatTGGCATATGGACACATTGTTTTGTCgctgcacaacacacaacacacaacacacaccgaAACAGAAAATCTAATCTACAACTAAAAAATCACGTCAAGCCACCCACCGCCTTCTGATTGCCACATAACCAGGAAACTGGACCAAAGAACAAGGAGCAGCATCACAGCCAAactacaggacacacacacacagagagtgagagagagaaagagtgagagagatgcaTGAACAGTGACGAGTTACAGAAAGAACAGTCAAGCTCCTCCACACTGAATAATTTCATGGCTTTTTTAAACTTCCCCTTTTTCAAGAGCTCACAAATAGAGGTGGTCtgacacatcaaataaaatctTCATCTCGTTCTCCTCTAAGTTACATCTGATTGTGAGTTTTAACAACGCATGCATTACCGCCACATAcagaaacctttaaaatatctctcaaataaataaaaaataaaaaatagctAAGTTATCAGTGTTTTGTTTACACACTCAGCTACACCACTCTCtgaaaaaggacaaatgaacATACTCATGAACAATTATCTCTCTCATGGGTAAGTTACACCAAGTCCTACACAgaacatattttaatataataacaGTACTACTgtgaatatgataaaaagaggCTGTTACCGTCTGTTGTCCTTCCACTCTGTCGCTTTCACGCACAGGCTTAAGACAATGACACATTTCTGGAGAAAGAGGAAGCATGACGTCACGTACTGTACAGATGTTTAGGAAACCAAGAGCCTCCTTCTGATTCATACTCTGTAGATTGTTGGTGTCTATCAAGGACCAGAAATGACTTaagtatgaataaataaatgtataaataaatgtggaaataaataaataaatgcataaataaatgtggaaatagacaaataaatgtctcaattttatttccacatttcgttctttctgtatttctgtgtccatatgcaaatgagtaaaggcggtcctaacctcagtcttgggcaggagtgtgatgatccagttgTACTACTtcagctgtttgcagtgttgtgtcagttcacacttaaaaagaagaAGTTTATAGTTCATCTATTATTGGGATGATTGAGTAACCACCTACTCATGGTTTTtgttattaatcgatggtgtcggatcatgtcTGCATGTCGATCCAGTCATTTAATCATGAGTCATTTCTCATGATGTTTATGAGTCTCAtgaactctggaatcaaacaaacactgagttacttcatgtactgatcaggtcctgataactagtgatgagagtttattatgGTGTTAgttagttacagtgagagcaggtcagagtggaggaggaaacagaattaactagtgatggtgttagttagttatagtgagagcaggtcagagtggaggaggaaacagatttaactagtgatggtgttagttagttatagtgagagcaggtcagagtggaggaggaaacagaattaactagtgatggtgttagttagttatagtgagagcaggtcagagtggaggaggaaacagaattaactagtgatggtgttagttagttatagtgagagcaggtcagagtggaggaggaaacagatttaactagtgatggtgttagttagttatagtgagagcaggtcagagtggaggaggaaacagaattaactagtgatggtgttagttagttatagtgagagcaggtcagagtggaggaggaaacagatttaactagtgatggtgttagttagttatagtgagagcaggtcagagtggaggaggaaacagatttAACTAGGGATGAATGTTAGATTCCGGGTCCACAAAACGTgttccctgaccgggaatcgaacccgggccgcggcggtgagagcgccgaatcctaACCACTAGACCACCAGGGACAATTGCTCGGCTCTTTGAACCATACAGTGTAACGGCTCATCACTGCCCCCTCTTGGTGGGAaaacaccatagactgtatataaggagGAGAACACAGAAGTGTTCAGGAAACCGAGTGTTTCCGGCTCGGGGCCGCCCCGCCCCGCCCACGGCGTCACTACCGCTTCGAGTTGGAGGGAATGCTTCGAACGGTTCCTGGTTTGTAATAAAGTCTTTATCTGATAACTGTGTGCTACGACAAGTTCACAGTACCGTTCTTCATTTAAGCTATTTTGGATGACCGCAGGGTTTAAGTTAGCTCGGTTGAATTCGGACTGTATAACTGCGTGATGCTATAATGTTTCCAGTGGAGGAAGTTAAAATGGATCGAAATCCTACTTGCTGTTAACCATTAACATACATGAAAGGCATCAAATCAAAGTTTGCAGAAGAAGTTAGCTGATAAAATCTTTTGCCTCATTCTCGCTCCTGTGCGAAGTAGTCGGGAATACGTCGTAATGAACATGTGTCATATCGTGATACTACAATGGTactaccatagactgtataggcCGACGAATGTCCTCACTGAAATTGATGCACAAACATGTATTTAGTTTAGATGTCAGATCATGAATCGGGATTGTATCTGTCACtttttcaatacattttatgtCAATTGCCCAGCCCTACTTCAATATGAGCAGAAATAAAGACACATTTGTGTAGCTGTTTTCTTgaatattgtttttctctgtgttatcTCAGAATCAACATGTCTGCCAAAAACAACCTGCGgtgcaataaaacagaaattatAAGGGTTTTGTCTGCAGACCACAGGCTGATCCTAAACAAAGCTCAGGAGACAGAACTGATAAACCAACGTGAGTACAATAACCTGAAAAGCATCAACAAAGAAGATGTGGAGGGACACGTCACTGAGCTTGTGGATAAGATCATGAACAAAGGAGAGgactcctgcaaatatttcatggACCTCCTGCAAACCGACGACATAATAAGTACTTACCCTGAGCTGAAGAAGATACTGAATGACACCTGCCATCTACCTAAGCCTGTCCAAGAGTCAGCAGGTATGTTAACATACACAGATTGATTTGAGCCTATAGTGTGTTTCACATGGAGCTTCaaccaaaaaaatgttttatgtttggaGGTTTCATTCTGTTTCACTCTGGTTTCCTCAGATGCTATGCCACCAGAGAGCAAGAGGGTCAAGAGGGTGAAGTTTCTGCCTGATATTCAAATAGTGCATGATATGTGACAATGCATGAGTAGTACTTTTAAGTACATTTTGATAAAAAGACTTAAGAAGGGAATTGCATACTTTTTCCTCAGATAATCCCAAGACATATTTTGTGTCTCCAGACAGATGCGTAGTACTTTGTATTAACATAAAGAatatttgttcttatttttctgtctttattcaaGAAAATGGTGTTTCAGTTCTAGAGTAGGACTTATTGAATATATATTCAGATTTTAGGATTCTCTCACTCAAAACCTGCGCTCGCACTGAATTACACCTGctcttcagcttcatctcctctccttgTGCTCTCACTGATTCTGTGCACATGAAACCTCCGCTATTAGATATTTTCTCCTGcccttggatttttttgtgtgacaAGTCCATAGTCTTGCtctgaaactgaaagaccacacttttgaataaagaaaggaaaaataaccATAGAATATTTGCTTTGTAATACAGTAGTATAATAGCATTCAAAATGTAATCTAGTGAAAACTCAACTCTTAATGTTAAGTCTTTCTTATGTTGGTCTTCAGTTGCTTTCATTGTTTTAAGGAGGAGCAGTACCAGTTGAAGAGTCAGCCCGTCGGCCTCTGTGTCATCATAAACAATGAAAACTTCAATGAAAGCAAAATGAGAAGAGGAACCAATAAAGATGCTCGTATGTTACATAACAGACAGCTGCACTGTTTTACACCATTCTCTCTTTTGTTAGTGTTTGAGGCTtaactgagtttttttttttttaaccctgtcCTGCAGAATGTTTGGCAGAGGTGTTCACCTGGCTGCGCTTCAGAGTGCTGATGTGTAAAGACCAAACCAAGGACCAGATGGAGCGAGCGCTGAGCTGCTTTGCCTCTCTGAGCGACCCCTCTCAGCTGCAGGAGTTCAATCTTAAGGAGTGGATTGACAGCAGATTTGCTGAACTCCAGCAGACACCTCTGAAGCATGGAGATGCCTTCATCTGCTGCATTCTGAGCCACGGATCAAATGGGGTAGTCATCGGGACAGATGGGTTGCCCCTCCCCATTAAAAAAATTACTCAAACTTTCAAGTCGAGCGACCAGTCTGCCCTCACCGGTAAACCCAAAGTGTTCCTGATCCAGGCCTGCCaaggaaagcagatacagcttggaGTGTTGTCAAAAGACCTGGAGGCTGACGATTCAACCTCACCATTCATTCCTGAAGGGGCCGATGTTCTGGTTGCTATCGCTACTGTTGAGGAATGTGTATCATTTAGACACCCAATCGACGGGAGCTGGTTCATCCAATCAGTGTGCCAGCAGCTAAAGGAGGGCTGTCCCAGGTAAATATAAAACTCTAAATGAAGTATGTATACGatgcataaaatataaaagtgacAATATATTGTAGATCTGGTGACATAACCATTAATATAGATTCATTAATGAATTGCCTTTCAGggaaaaataaagttgttttgaatttgaactAATATTCACTTTGTACTATGCATTATTTGATCATAATCTGTGCCATGATAGTTATATTaatgtttttgtacattttatttattcaaggcATGATGATATCAACACCATCCTCAACCGTGTGAATAATGAAGTAAGCCAGAAAGAGGGCTGTAAACAATGTGGAGCAGCAAAGCAGATGCCTGAAGTCAGGTTCACCCTGAGGAAAACACTTGTGCTGTCACCCCCTTAATTTAGTGTGAATTGTTAACTCGGGAAGAGTTTTCTTAATTGTACTCAatcattttttatctttctgaATTATCTCTCAATCATAAGAATGAGGACTTTTATACTTTTCCAGACatgtcaaaaaataaagtttactaGTGGTGGTTTTAATGAAGCTTCAAACCGTGTGTTTATTGTGTGGTACCACAAAAGTAGAACAGACAGAAGCCCATGCAGCTGAATCCTGGTGTTATTTAAAACCCAAAAGAAAAGATTCTCATTAGAGTAACACTATCAATAAGtcattaatgtttaaaacaagACCAATACAGCTTTAACATATTTATATGGGGGATGTAAACAACGTAATTATTATAGAATAATGTACATTttgacagagaggaaacatttgaTAAGCGTCGgtactttctttttaaatatttaagtgATTATTATCCTTATTCCATATAATTGTGCAACTACTAAGTTGTGTTGTTACAACTGATGTTTGGGTCATAACTGACTCATGTCATATATTGTCATTTTTATCTTCTTGATTTTTAGTGGCTTTTTATTGCCATAGATATATTGTTTTAACTCTTGTAGTATTTACATAGCTTAAAGCATCAGGATCATATAATTTGTTGTGTTCTTACAAAATCTGTCTACTGTATGTGCTGATTTACAATTTTCCATTCACAgtaacaaaacagacaaaatgtaaCATTGAGTGGAAATATATaaactaaacaaacagacaaattgaCAGTGAATTTGAGAAATCTGGGATCAACATATTATACCTTTCTGTAATCCTTTAGAAGTTTTCTAACCACACCAGAAGAAATAATGGAGATCTCATACTCAGAGGAGACACAACTCAGATTTGAGTATTCTCTGCCAAAAAGGAAAATTCTGCCTGAAGTTGATGATCTGGGACGGGTCACTTTGTaatctgtattttattcatAGAAATCTCCTTCATTAATTTTGACTTATAAAAATCCTATTTCTTTCATAAGGAAcccttgaataaataaagaaacaatgaaatcaatttaaaacaTTCTATTTAAAGTTTATCATAAAAAACAATTTGGTAATTCACCATTCTGTTGGGGCTGCTTGTGGAACCTTTTAGCTGAGAGACCATCATCATCGATCACTCCACATGCTCACTGAAACCAATGGATGCAGATCACAGAACGGATTACGTTGGGCTAACTCAACAGACAGGGGCAGACTGTATTTGCCATTAATTCCTGTCTGACAACTGCAGATCAGATGCTACATCTCTTTAGTTTACCATTGTTTTAATTCAGTCCCTGAATGTATATTTCCCACATTTGGAAAATGTAAATGACTGTCCCAGATTATCCAAAGCATGATGTCCCACATTATCAATCATGTTTGATAAAGTGGGacgactattttttttttttaaaacaactcaATGCACATTTTGTTGCTTCAAAGATCACAAACATAATTAGGAACAATTAGGAACATTGTCTTAATAATTGCACATTTATATCGTTAACATGAATCTTATCAGAATATTAATTCATTTGTGGCATGTTGTGAGCAGGTATTACGGTAATTTACTTCCGGATTCAACCGCGCACGTACTACCGTCTCTATGGTACCGCAGCGTCGTTGTCATGACTACTGGAAACCGTTCGTCTTCTTTTCCGATGAGGCTGTAGAAACAAGTCCCGCAGATTAAAACAACTAAAGATGATAAAAACGAGCTCAGAGTCTCAAATGTCCTTCTCTTAAAGCTGATCCAGACACACTGGGACTTATTGCACTTCCTGGATTATCTGCCTGAGGTAAAGGCACAAACAATGGAAGCCTCTCTGGAGGTTAAgactcctgcagcagctttaaCTGTGGGTGAAGGACCAAGTCATGGAGAAGAGCTGAAAGCCTCTGATGAAGCCATCACGTTCATGTCCAGCATTGGTGAGAGACTTTTCTGTTTAATGTCTGAGTCTGGAGCCTCAGCAGCAAACAGAACCTGTCTATGTCTGAGAGTCAGCACCACCTGCTTTTGACACATCAGCCACGTAGAGCTTCTACATTTCATGGGAGCAAAGATCAGTAAATAGATTTGTCGTCTttagcattttctttttaaaagctgcCCATTGTGGCTTTGTTCTCCTCTGTCCCCTGCAGAGCCTGCCGAGCTGCAGAGGTGTGTGTTCCCAGACTCTCTGGTGACTGTGTCAGAGGGCGGCAGACAGGTGGGGAGCTTCAGTGTGACTGTGGAGTTCGCCCGCAGGATCCAGCAGCCCTGTGTGCGGCTGCACGCTCAGAGCCAGGGAGCCATCGACGACTCCCCCTGTGGAACAACAGTGACAGGTGACTGGGAGGCAGGGGCCGCTCCTGATGATCTCCATTGTTTCGTCAGTTTCTACACATGTGTCCGAGAGAATtttagaaaacacatgcaagttGAAattgcaaattaagaaaacaacttagTCAATCTGAGAACACATTTGTGAAGTTATTGGTCTGCTACTcatcagtggtgatggaacttcacaaagcattaaagTACAaccaggttcatcactttttttggATCCTCTGGAAACATTTCCATCGTCATTTTTCGCAATTTGCAGcacgtttctgtatttgcatgtgttgtgactttttgcagtGCACGTGTcatcaaattgatgaagttgttttcctAACTTGCACGtgtacttttcttttcaatttgtAATGTGTTGACTTCTCTCGGCCACCGTACATGTTGTCTTCACTGGCAGAGTAAACTTCCATCTATATGACACATAGCTGCATATTTAACCCCACTGACTCTGATCAAGTTGATAGTCTCAATGGCTGTATCCTGGATATAAAATGATGGAAGGCTCAACATTTCTCACAGTTAAATATTGGCAATAGTGAGGTAATGACGATTGGCCCTGACACTGTCTTTAcattgcaacacacacacaaaacattggGTACAAATGTAAAAACCTTATTATCACATTTCATTATGACCTCACCTTAAATAAGATTGTCAACACAGTTGTCCAGTCGTGTTTTTTGCATCTCAGGAAACTCTCTAACATCAGCATGTTTTTATCCAGATGCTTTAAttacataataatataaattacaAGTCTTCCGAAATGCAGCAACCAGACTTCTCACTAAATCTACCAAAAGGGAGCACATTATTCTGATTTTAGCCTCTCTTCATTGTCTTCCAGTTAATTTTAGAATTGATTTAGAAATCTTAACTTTTAGGCTTGTTCTGGACTTGCTCCCAAGTACAATTCAGATCTTTCAACACCATATGTGAAGACCATAACCGGAGCTCCTCAGTGAAGGCCTTGCTCACAATTCCACTGAGGACCAAAGGGGAGTGGGTCTTTTCTGTCAGGGCTCCCAGTCTTTGGAACAATTTCGCTGAATAGATCATTCAGGCaaactcctcatcctcttttaaatctctcttaaagacacatttttataggTTCGCTTTCTCAGCAATTaagaaacacttttttaaattgttctgaCCTTGccaattattttaatcatttaacaatattttattttatcttgttttccttttttatttttgtatttgtgctctAATGCTATTATTGATAATTTCCAAGTATACCTGACTACaaacctggagctgctggaggaagatTACCACGAGTATGTGAAGGTAAGTCATTGCTGGCTTTCACCTACACATCTACATCACCTTATGTGCCCTTGTCTGTCTTACATTGTTGTGCCACGTCTTTctggtttcatttttcatttttcattttgtctttaaatATCCTTTTTTCAGCTTGAAGGCCACATTTTGGAGAAGAGGTGTCACATGGTGCAGCATGACGGGCAGATGATGATCAATAAAGTTACTACTGTAGGAGAGGTAAGAGAGGAATGTCTGGAGTGAGCGTTAACAGCCTAAAATCCTGACGACAATAAAAAATACGTTCTATCAGCTCAAGACCTATTGTAAACATTAGTATTTTGAATAGATGCCTCTACTGTATTATGGCTTTTGTCATAGTTAAAAACCTGAGACAACAAAGCTGCTTCCATTTAGCAAAACTGGGATCTAATGACTCTGATATTGTTGTGATTTGACTCATGTTTCTCTCAATGCTATTCTACCATCCATAAAATTCTTGTATGAAGATGTAAACAAAGCTCGTGAGGTGTAGTCCTTTTTGTGTGAACGTGCATATAGGAGGTGACGAAGGAGAGTGTCTCGTATCCCACATCTGTCACAAGAGGGCTGGTAACCGAGGGCTCCATCCTGCTGCTGATGCGCCTGATCGCTCTGAGGAAGACGATGCCCCAGAACATGACCTTCATCTCCTTCAACCAAGGGTTCCACATGTCCCACATCACCTTTGTAAGTGTTAATTAGATTTCTTGTTCCGTCAATGGCTTCTATGAAAAGTGAACTCTGgttatatgtgtgtctgtgtttagagTGAGCTGGGTGTGAAGCAGATGGACATCGGGGGTGAGACAGTGGAAGTTTTTGGGATGGAGAGGACTGTTCACTCTGTGGAGGACGGCCCAGCTACCTGGCAGTGCTACTTCCTGGAGGACGGGTAGGTTCAATGACAGCCTCTTAAGGTTCTTACACTTTGTAGACACTGCCCACCCCAGTGCCCACCCACTGTCTCACTGCTCAACACAGTGGATCAAGTAGGCTTCGACTGTTGATTTTACACCATTTCAATTATTTTGAAAGGGCCATGTAATCAATTATCAAAAAGTTTTGCTAcctgatttttaaaatgaagatgcgtgcataaaaaaagaaaagaaactgttaATGTAActtgatgaataaaatgttctgtGATCAGGCACTTGGCCAGTAGAGTGCACGTGGGATCACCAGTCACTGTAAGGCTTCTGCAGCTGCCATCACAGCCAGGAAAAGGTAATTTCTGATTCTCTAATAAAAGtcagtgatgtttgtgtgtgggcttagaatgtgtgtgttcactaaaTCTGTTCACACTGTCACATTATGGTAAATTGTCTTCCATATGgtgacaaaaaacaaagcagatgaAGGtattaaatgtccagtgtgtaagatttaggtgacaggGATCAAaaaaagtaatcctagtgatgttttcactagtgtgtttcatctaaattgtgtgaattgtatacttcatatttacatcaggagtgggtccattctatggaggccaccatgtttttttacagcaggTCAGActaacaaactaaacaactttagAGTTTTGTGACCACTGAAGGctcccacaggttctctttcatgtttgggagcggaggtgaggagtattcagttgcaaaatgcaacttcatcactaaatgtcactaaattctacacactgaaccttttaggTGAAGACATGTCTTACGGTTTAGGTTTTTATGGGGGAACCGTGTGAACTGTTAGTGTTGCTGGGAATGATTGCAAACCTTGGTAATGGTTCATATTGAAAAATGATATTGTTGCGTAAATGTGGATGAAATGAGTCAGTGATGCTGTGCTTACGACACTAGTGGTGACTAACACATATGTCACATCTATGTCAACAAGAGCTCCTTAGACCTCCACTCAGTGGCTGAacaagtgtgtgcgtgtgtgtggttttagGTTTTGAGAAAATCCCCCTGGTTTGGGAAGAAGACATGGAGATGTGCTCTAAGTTCCTGGACAGAAAGGTGAAGGTGGATTTAAATGGACTTAGACATTAGCTGAATAATCAGGTCTGTCATACATCTCCTCCTATTCAATAAAACagaatgtaaatgtgtgtgaatgtctcCCTGCGGCAGGAGGAACTGAGGGTGGACAACAGCTCGTACTTTAGTAAGCACCCAGAGATCCGTGCTCTCATATCTGACTTTctgcagttgttgttgctgAGGAAACCAGATGATGTCTTCCGATTTGCCAGCGAGTACTTCCTCCCATTCGCTTCCCAGCGAGCTCCAGACTCAAACCAGAAAGCCTCATTGTTCTGAAGGCACACTCAAGGGCTCACACAATCAAAACTGTATTTCATAACTTGCTGTTAATTTATCACTATCActtatgctttttcttttcttcagagtGATAGACAACTAGATGGTCCTGAAGAAAATATGGTGGAAATGAACAGGAACTTTTAAACATGAGACTTCACCTGAGCGATGTgattttgcaaaaaaaacaaaagaaaattgaATCAAAATGAATTGTGAATAAAGTGGTTTGTTTCAAAGTGTTTGTAGTTTGGTTTTGCTCATGGATGTGCATTGCAGAGGGCTAAGGTTAGCCTTTAGTTGCCCCTCTGAAGAAACgtttttatcattattgtaTAATAGCTGCATGAATATGAATAGCTGCTAGTTTGACTAAATTACATACCAATATCATCCAGTCATAAAAGATTCAAGACAATGATGTGGAGCGATGCCCCCTGCCCCTAATCATGTGAAGCCGTCCAAACTGATGCTTATGTAGTGACTCAGACTCGGAATTTccaaaatttacattttaaagtttatttttaagtttgaaTATTGTGGTTTGCAATCGGATATATGTCAGTGCTAAGTCAGGGTGCAAAATCACATCACTGCTTAAAGTAGTTTACAGGAAACTATATCCCATCTGTACTAATGTGTTCATTTACACGAGCATGGaagatggtttgtttttttcaggtttGAGCAAAGGCCCCTCAAAGTGTCTGTTCAAGACAAATGTAAAGTTACACCACGTCTAAGTCAAAGCCTGACTgcttagaaaataaaagcaaaaaatgtaaataaaccttCTCCACACTTGTCAAACTGGAGCTGTAGGCCAGTCTTTTCCACTGTGCTAATCATCACTGTGACAGGGAGATAAACgcttgatgatgtcatttgagTTTTGTATATTAAATGCCTCTGAATATTCATTTTCCGTAAACAAGGCGTTTATTTTGAAGGAAAGCGGAAACGTCTACTCGTCACTGACATATTGGACAACATATTACTTCCGCTGAAAGTGAAACCCAGGAACACTCGAGAACTCAATGTTAGACTTGAGGAAAAAGTTTTGTCGAGTTGAAGAAGACGAAGAGTTCCGCTCTGTGAAGGcgaagagaaggagacagacgAGTCCTCAGCGGAAACCTTTTAACTTCGTAAGTTACCGATGTTGAATTTCGTCTGTTGAGAAGTCAATTCAAAGTGAACTTGTCGTCACTGTTCCGCCGCCCAGGCTCGAGTAAGACAAACTCTATAACTTCAAACCTTAAGAAAGTTTCCATGTTGTGAGATCTGACGTCACAGGCGATAGGCAGGGTGGTAGCAATGCTAATACTAATGAAGGTTAGCTTCAAACTGTTTAGATcaaaatgtgacaaacaaatgtgaaaatgtatgATATTAACAATTATATAGCAGCTTTCATCCCAAAGTTCAATTTTCTTCACAATAAGACACAGATGTTGACATGAAGACGGATGTActtaaataataatgtaattattaaaataatagcAGAGATTGAAATGATGCTAATGTATCCCTTCTCAGGGGTATTCAATTCAAAATCAAAGAGGTCCAGTTTGAGAGAATTTCCCCAAGCAAAGGTCAGAAACATCATAATGTCTCACGTGTTATGATTCAGTGCCATACCTGTTGAAGTAGGCTGGTAGTTTTATCAATGTCTGTATGAAGTCAAAAACTAAGTTCTATTCAATAGTAATTCAacaatgtttattattaattttcacaTTGAACTGGAGGGTACtctgacaataaaataaaagttattttcttgtttcaaGTAAAATAAGGTttggtttaaaaataaagagcttttgaaaaaggcatctttaaataaagtgaaatagaAACACTCAAAATCGAATAATATTTCTGGGTCTGGATCTGGTCCACCCATTGGTGACCTATCGtataatttacattaaaacGCCCACTCAGCTGTCAACATCCATCAGTTTTCTGACTAGTCCACTGTAGAGGTGCTGATTAGTATTTCTCTAGTTATTTGAATGTTATTGTGATATCCGTTggtatatttactttattaaagCAACATTATGCAACTTGtttaacctttaaataaaagattCTAAACTAGTTTGATGTTACACTGACTTAGATTAGGGAGAATTgagcttttttcatttcagctcGTCACCCTGAGCACCT from Paralichthys olivaceus isolate ysfri-2021 chromosome 16, ASM2471397v2, whole genome shotgun sequence includes these protein-coding regions:
- the catip gene encoding ciliogenesis-associated TTC17-interacting protein isoform X1, whose translation is MEASLEVKTPAAALTVGEGPSHGEELKASDEAITFMSSIEPAELQRCVFPDSLVTVSEGGRQVGSFSVTVEFARRIQQPCVRLHAQSQGAIDDSPCGTTVTVYLTTNLELLEEDYHEYVKLEGHILEKRCHMVQHDGQMMINKVTTVGEEVTKESVSYPTSVTRGLVTEGSILLLMRLIALRKTMPQNMTFISFNQGFHMSHITFSELGVKQMDIGGETVEVFGMERTVHSVEDGPATWQCYFLEDGHLASRVHVGSPVTVRLLQLPSQPGKGFEKIPLVWEEDMEMCSKFLDRKEELRVDNSSYFSKHPEIRALISDFLQLLLLRKPDDVFRFASEYFLPFASQRAPDSNQKASLF
- the LOC109641073 gene encoding caspase-8-like, coding for MSAKNNLRCNKTEIIRVLSADHRLILNKAQETELINQREYNNLKSINKEDVEGHVTELVDKIMNKGEDSCKYFMDLLQTDDIISTYPELKKILNDTCHLPKPVQESADAMPPESKRVKREEQYQLKSQPVGLCVIINNENFNESKMRRGTNKDAQCLAEVFTWLRFRVLMCKDQTKDQMERALSCFASLSDPSQLQEFNLKEWIDSRFAELQQTPLKHGDAFICCILSHGSNGVVIGTDGLPLPIKKITQTFKSSDQSALTGKPKVFLIQACQGKQIQLGVLSKDLEADDSTSPFIPEGADVLVAIATVEECVSFRHPIDGSWFIQSVCQQLKEGCPRHDDINTILNRVNNEVSQKEGCKQCGAAKQMPEVRFTLRKTLVLSPP
- the catip gene encoding ciliogenesis-associated TTC17-interacting protein isoform X2, whose amino-acid sequence is MEASLEVKTPAAALTVGEGPSHGEELKASDEAITFMSSIEPAELQRCVFPDSLVTVSEGGRQVGSFSVTVEFARRIQQPCVRLHAQSQGAIDDSPCGTTVTVYLTTNLELLEEDYHEYVKLEGHILEKRCHMVQHDGQMMINKVTTVGEEVTKESVSYPTSVTRGLVTEGSILLLMRLIALRKTMPQNMTFISFNQGFHMSHITFSELGVKQMDIGGETVEVFGMERTVHSVEDGPATWQCYFLEDGHLASRVHVGSPVTVRLLQLPSQPGKGFEKIPLVWEEDMEMCSKFLDRKEELRVDNSSYFK